One Ethanoligenens harbinense YUAN-3 genomic window carries:
- a CDS encoding phospho-sugar mutase, which yields MGVTKEYERWLTHTDDHTKQEMEQVSANPAELEDRLGRALAFGTGGLRGVMGAGNNRMNVYTVRQATQGVANVIVSEGEEAKKKGVVIAYDSRHHSVEFSKEAARVLAAAGIVSYLFDELRPTPELSFAIRKLHCVAGINVTASHNPKEYNGYKVYWEDGAQIGPEKAAEVLAEIRRSDIFDDVHVMDFDEAVKQGLIHTIGKEIDEAFLARVLEQAASPDAVAAVADTFKIIYTPFHGAGYRLVPEVLRRAGFKHVLTVAEQMKPDGDFPTVKSPNPEEKEGFTIAIGMAKKEAIDLIIGTDPDSDRAGIVVRDASGEYIAMTGNQVGILLTDYIISVKKERNELPENAAVVTTIVSTLMADPVCRQNHVALYRTLTGFKFIGEKIKEFEESGSNTFLFGFEESYGYLAGTYTRDKDAVVASLMIAEMAAWYRNKGVTLYEALQALYQKYGYYGERLISLKMEGLDALDRMKALMEHLREEGLKEIGGVAITAERDYLKDVRKTMDGKTTEKTGLPQSDVLYYEMEDGSSVIVRPSGTEPKIKLYLLVSGQSAAETGEKLDRYENAMRAVLK from the coding sequence ATGGGCGTGACAAAAGAATACGAGCGCTGGCTTACTCATACGGATGACCATACAAAACAGGAGATGGAGCAGGTTTCCGCCAACCCGGCGGAGCTTGAGGACCGGCTGGGTCGGGCGCTTGCTTTCGGCACCGGCGGCCTGCGCGGCGTGATGGGTGCCGGTAACAACCGCATGAATGTATATACCGTGCGGCAGGCGACCCAGGGCGTTGCCAACGTGATCGTCTCCGAGGGCGAAGAAGCAAAGAAAAAAGGCGTGGTCATCGCGTATGACAGCCGCCATCATTCGGTGGAATTTTCCAAAGAGGCCGCCCGCGTGCTGGCGGCTGCCGGTATCGTCAGCTATCTGTTCGATGAGCTGCGCCCCACTCCGGAGCTTTCCTTTGCCATCCGCAAGCTGCACTGTGTGGCGGGCATCAATGTGACGGCCAGCCACAACCCCAAGGAATACAACGGCTATAAGGTCTATTGGGAAGACGGCGCGCAGATCGGCCCGGAAAAAGCGGCCGAAGTGCTGGCGGAGATCCGCAGGAGCGATATTTTTGACGACGTGCATGTGATGGATTTTGACGAGGCGGTGAAGCAGGGCCTCATCCACACCATCGGCAAGGAGATTGACGAAGCGTTCCTCGCGCGCGTGCTGGAACAGGCCGCCTCGCCGGACGCGGTCGCGGCGGTAGCCGACACCTTCAAGATCATCTACACGCCGTTCCATGGCGCGGGCTACCGTCTGGTGCCGGAAGTGCTGCGGCGCGCGGGCTTCAAGCATGTGCTGACGGTGGCGGAGCAGATGAAGCCGGACGGCGACTTCCCCACCGTTAAATCTCCGAACCCGGAGGAAAAAGAGGGCTTTACCATCGCCATCGGGATGGCGAAAAAAGAGGCTATTGACCTCATCATCGGCACCGACCCGGATTCGGACCGCGCAGGCATCGTCGTGCGCGACGCTTCCGGCGAGTATATCGCCATGACGGGCAACCAGGTGGGCATCCTGCTCACAGATTATATCATCTCGGTCAAAAAGGAAAGAAACGAGTTGCCGGAAAACGCCGCCGTCGTGACCACCATCGTCTCCACGCTGATGGCCGACCCGGTCTGCCGGCAGAACCATGTGGCGCTTTACCGCACGCTCACCGGCTTTAAGTTCATCGGTGAGAAGATTAAGGAATTTGAAGAAAGCGGTTCGAACACCTTCCTCTTTGGCTTTGAGGAAAGCTATGGTTATCTGGCCGGCACCTATACCCGCGACAAAGACGCCGTCGTCGCCTCTCTGATGATCGCGGAGATGGCCGCGTGGTACCGGAACAAAGGGGTCACGCTGTACGAGGCGCTGCAGGCCCTTTACCAAAAATACGGCTATTACGGCGAGCGGCTTATCAGCCTGAAGATGGAGGGTCTTGACGCGCTTGATCGCATGAAGGCGCTGATGGAACACCTGCGCGAGGAGGGCCTCAAGGAGATCGGCGGCGTGGCGATCACGGCCGAGCGCGATTATCTCAAGGACGTGCGCAAGACGATGGACGGCAAGACCACCGAGAAGACCGGCCTGCCGCAGTCCGACGTGCTGTATTATGAGATGGAAGACGGCAGCAGCGTGATCGTCCGTCCCTCCGGCACCGAGCCGAAGATCAAGCTGTACCTGCTGGTTTCCGGCCAGAGCGCCGCGGAAACCGGTGAAAAGCTGGACCGCTATGAAAACGCCATGCGTGCCGTCTTGAAATAA
- a CDS encoding type I phosphomannose isomerase catalytic subunit, whose amino-acid sequence MQQDLLVRYPMKMTPAFKDYIWGGSLLTSRYHKPSPYERTAESWELSCHPAGFSTIANGPYAGETLEDYFKIYGKEIMGARYAKFEEFPVLIKLIDANNNLSIQVHPDDAYAREHEDSYGKTEMWYVVDCAPGASLIYGFEKEVSKEEFRKRIEDNTLLDVLHSVPVHKGDTFMIRPGTIHAIGKGCLIAEIQQSSNITYRVYDYGRLGKDGKPRELHIEKALAVTFSHPVKQEAAAPVEQMDGYTRRTLAACDYFIVDLLSVNGTAKLEATDQSFHALLCVEGDLKLDNTGDVMELHEGDTVFLPAESGNYTLTGNGRVLQTHL is encoded by the coding sequence ATGCAGCAGGATTTACTGGTTCGTTATCCGATGAAAATGACACCGGCGTTTAAAGACTATATCTGGGGCGGCAGCTTGCTGACCTCGCGTTACCATAAACCGTCGCCCTATGAGCGCACGGCGGAAAGCTGGGAGCTGTCCTGCCATCCGGCCGGGTTCAGCACCATTGCCAACGGCCCCTATGCGGGGGAAACGCTGGAGGACTATTTCAAGATCTATGGAAAAGAGATTATGGGCGCGCGCTACGCGAAGTTCGAGGAATTCCCGGTTCTCATTAAGCTGATTGACGCGAACAACAATCTGTCCATTCAGGTTCACCCCGACGACGCCTATGCGAGAGAGCATGAAGACTCGTACGGCAAGACCGAGATGTGGTATGTGGTGGACTGCGCGCCGGGCGCTTCGCTCATTTATGGGTTTGAAAAAGAGGTCTCCAAAGAGGAGTTCCGCAAGCGCATCGAGGACAACACGCTGCTCGACGTGCTCCATTCGGTACCGGTGCATAAGGGTGATACCTTTATGATCCGCCCCGGCACCATTCATGCCATCGGCAAAGGGTGCCTGATCGCGGAGATCCAACAAAGCTCCAACATCACCTACCGCGTTTATGATTACGGGCGGCTGGGCAAAGACGGCAAACCCCGCGAGCTGCACATTGAGAAAGCGCTGGCGGTCACGTTTTCGCACCCGGTCAAGCAGGAGGCCGCGGCGCCGGTGGAACAGATGGACGGCTATACCCGTCGGACACTGGCGGCCTGCGATTATTTCATCGTCGATCTGCTCAGCGTGAACGGCACGGCCAAGCTGGAAGCGACCGACCAATCCTTCCACGCGCTGCTCTGCGTGGAGGGCGATCTGAAACTGGATAACACCGGCGACGTGATGGAACTGCACGAAGGAGACACCGTGTTCCTCCCCGCGGAAAGCGGAAACTATACGCTGACAGGCAACGGACGTGTGCTGCAAACCCATTTGTAA
- a CDS encoding beta-mannosidase produces the protein MKLLNLNGSWKMRALDEKEWTEAVVPGSVYADLLRAGKMEDPFYRENEWDAMRVTERDFEYVRAFSVSEDVLNHDHVLLRCEGLDTLCDVFLNDICIFTGENMHRTYEVAIKAALRAGENTLRVVFHSPNRFITEKNTEMPNDFLEHTMDGFAFLRKAHYMFGWDWGPRLPDAGIWRDISIVGWDIARLNDVYVTQEHTENAVALSVRVGAETCAPADLTARVAVTAPDGKTFTVEQEMEQAKGVLKLDIKNPQLWWPNGMGAHPLYDMEVTLLSGGRALDSRSLRIGLRTLTVKMEPDEWGASFAFTVNGVSFFAKGGNYIPQDNIISRVTREKTEILIKDCVQANFNMLRVWGGGYYPEDFLYDLCDEYGLVVWQDLGYACGVYSFTDAFRDSIVAETKDNVGRLRHHACLGLWCGNNEMESAWHHWGWKEKYGPHLQADYIRQFEYVLPHVMKECDPQTFYWRSSPSSTGDFDDPDSERIGDMHYWGVWHGQEPFTAFRTHFPRFMSEFGLQSFPCLKTVETFTLPEDRNIFSPVMESHQKNRASNGKILYYISETYRYPKDFDSLLLASQLIQAEGIRYGVEHWRRSRGRCMGTLIWQVNDCWPVASWSSIDYYGRWKALHYATRRFYAPVLLSACEEGTSASLHVTNDRRETFTGTVRWRLLDDASRMVCEDSVAVAVDALSDKACAELDFSDVLDTVERQRGHYLAFALEENGQTLSTGTVLFVKPKHFAFHDPELSTRVAEAGDHFDITVSARSFAMFVELSLTDADVVFSDNYFDISGGEEKTVTVPKGGKLISREIVEAQLRARSLYDTYTHGE, from the coding sequence ATGAAATTGTTGAATCTGAACGGCTCGTGGAAAATGCGGGCTCTGGACGAGAAAGAGTGGACAGAGGCTGTCGTGCCGGGTTCCGTTTACGCGGATCTGCTGCGCGCCGGCAAAATGGAAGATCCGTTCTATCGTGAAAACGAATGGGATGCCATGCGCGTCACCGAGCGCGATTTCGAGTATGTCCGCGCTTTCTCCGTTTCGGAGGATGTATTGAACCACGACCATGTTCTTCTGCGCTGCGAAGGATTAGACACATTATGCGACGTATTTTTGAATGACATTTGCATCTTCACCGGTGAGAACATGCACCGGACATATGAGGTTGCTATAAAAGCCGCCCTGCGCGCGGGGGAAAACACCCTGCGCGTGGTGTTCCACTCCCCCAACCGGTTCATCACGGAAAAAAACACCGAGATGCCGAACGATTTTCTGGAACACACGATGGACGGGTTCGCTTTCCTGCGTAAAGCGCATTATATGTTTGGGTGGGATTGGGGTCCCCGCCTGCCGGACGCGGGCATCTGGCGCGATATCTCCATCGTGGGATGGGACATTGCCCGGCTGAACGATGTCTATGTGACTCAAGAGCATACCGAAAACGCGGTAGCGCTTTCCGTCCGTGTCGGCGCGGAAACCTGTGCGCCGGCCGATCTGACGGCGCGCGTGGCGGTCACGGCGCCGGACGGCAAAACGTTTACCGTCGAGCAGGAGATGGAGCAGGCCAAGGGCGTGCTGAAACTGGACATCAAAAATCCGCAGCTCTGGTGGCCCAACGGCATGGGCGCGCATCCGCTTTATGACATGGAGGTTACGCTCCTTTCCGGGGGGCGCGCGCTGGACAGCCGCAGTCTCCGCATCGGTCTGCGCACGCTTACCGTTAAGATGGAACCGGACGAATGGGGCGCCTCGTTTGCGTTTACCGTCAACGGCGTTTCGTTCTTCGCCAAGGGCGGCAACTATATCCCGCAGGATAATATCATCAGTCGGGTCACGCGCGAAAAGACGGAGATCCTCATCAAAGACTGCGTGCAGGCAAACTTCAACATGCTGCGCGTGTGGGGCGGCGGCTATTATCCGGAGGATTTCCTTTATGACCTCTGCGATGAATACGGTTTGGTCGTTTGGCAGGATCTGGGTTATGCCTGCGGCGTCTACTCGTTTACGGATGCGTTCCGCGACAGCATCGTGGCCGAGACGAAAGACAATGTCGGCCGTTTGCGCCACCATGCCTGCCTGGGACTGTGGTGCGGCAACAACGAGATGGAGTCCGCGTGGCACCACTGGGGCTGGAAGGAAAAATACGGCCCGCACCTGCAGGCGGACTATATCAGGCAATTTGAATATGTCCTGCCGCACGTCATGAAAGAGTGCGACCCGCAGACCTTTTACTGGAGGTCCTCCCCTTCCTCCACCGGCGATTTCGACGACCCGGACAGCGAGCGCATCGGCGACATGCACTATTGGGGCGTCTGGCACGGGCAGGAACCGTTTACTGCGTTCCGAACCCATTTTCCGCGTTTTATGTCCGAATTCGGCCTTCAGTCTTTTCCCTGCCTTAAAACGGTGGAGACTTTCACGTTGCCGGAAGACCGCAATATCTTCTCTCCGGTGATGGAATCGCACCAGAAAAACCGCGCGTCCAACGGCAAAATTCTTTATTATATCAGTGAAACTTACCGCTACCCCAAGGATTTCGATTCGCTGTTGCTTGCTTCGCAGCTTATTCAGGCGGAGGGTATCCGCTATGGCGTGGAGCACTGGCGCCGCAGCCGCGGGCGCTGCATGGGCACGCTCATCTGGCAGGTCAATGATTGCTGGCCGGTCGCTTCGTGGTCGAGCATCGACTATTATGGCCGTTGGAAAGCCCTGCATTATGCGACAAGGCGTTTTTACGCGCCGGTGCTGCTCTCGGCCTGCGAGGAGGGCACGTCCGCTTCGCTCCATGTGACAAACGACCGGCGTGAAACGTTTACCGGCACCGTCCGCTGGCGCCTGCTTGACGATGCTTCGCGCATGGTCTGCGAAGACAGTGTTGCGGTCGCGGTGGACGCGCTTTCCGATAAAGCGTGCGCCGAGCTTGATTTCTCGGATGTGCTTGATACCGTTGAGCGGCAGCGCGGCCATTATCTGGCCTTTGCGCTGGAAGAAAACGGGCAAACCCTTTCTACGGGAACCGTGCTGTTCGTCAAACCCAAGCACTTTGCCTTCCATGACCCGGAGCTTTCCACTCGTGTGGCGGAGGCGGGTGACCATTTTGATATCACGGTTTCCGCCCGCTCGTTCGCGATGTTTGTGGAGCTTTCGCTGACCGACGCGGATGTGGTGTTCAGTGACAATTACTTCGACATTTCCGGCGGCGAGGAAAAAACCGTGACGGTTCCCAAGGGCGGCAAGCTGATTTCCCGGGAAATCGTCGAAGCGCAGCTGCGCGCGCGCAGCCTGTACGACACCTATACGCACGGCGAATAA